One Syntrophales bacterium DNA segment encodes these proteins:
- a CDS encoding L-2-amino-thiazoline-4-carboxylic acid hydrolase, protein MSNIGNEPKHKGKLIQGVRSTLEHRAAWLYLLLDEAEKRGIDTEGFARAAILRCGCFQGGQLVDRAGTRSLKGLKKTLFTLPARMVFEMKILYCTDDRLEIDFHHCPLVAAWQSYGAADERIEKLCDIAMQGDRGIAESFGCELELGETIAKGHGRCQIRFVRKKTSKGDGV, encoded by the coding sequence ATGTCGAACATCGGGAACGAGCCGAAACACAAGGGGAAGCTGATCCAGGGCGTGCGGTCGACGCTGGAGCACCGGGCCGCCTGGCTGTATCTCCTCCTGGATGAAGCGGAAAAGCGCGGCATCGACACGGAAGGCTTCGCGAGGGCGGCCATCCTGCGGTGCGGGTGTTTCCAGGGCGGACAGCTCGTTGACAGGGCGGGCACCAGGAGCCTGAAGGGACTGAAGAAAACGCTCTTTACGCTGCCGGCGAGGATGGTCTTCGAGATGAAGATCCTGTACTGCACGGACGACCGGCTGGAGATCGACTTCCACCACTGTCCGCTGGTGGCGGCCTGGCAATCGTACGGCGCCGCGGACGAGCGGATCGAGAAGCTCTGCGACATCGCCATGCAGGGAGACCGGGGCATCGCCGAATCCTTCGGCTGCGAGCTGGAGCTGGGCGAGACCATCGCGAAGGGACACGGCAGGTGCCAGATCCGGTTTGTGAGAAAAAAGACGAGTAAAGGGGATGGGGTATGA
- a CDS encoding CreA family protein, which translates to MKKYLVVIGIAVLLVIVLVGWWIVGRPDRGTTGSVSTQFRWIGPNDKIVVDGFDDPKIQGVACHIARAQTGGVKGALGVAEDTSDASIACRQVGPIRFTGEIKDGERVFDEQRSLVFKSLQVVRFYDRKRNVLVYVSYSDRVISGSPKNSISTVPVMGWQAP; encoded by the coding sequence ATGAAGAAGTACCTGGTGGTGATCGGCATTGCAGTCCTGCTTGTAATCGTTCTGGTGGGGTGGTGGATTGTCGGCCGCCCGGACCGCGGAACCACCGGCTCGGTGAGCACCCAGTTCCGGTGGATCGGTCCCAACGACAAGATCGTGGTGGACGGATTCGACGATCCCAAGATCCAGGGCGTGGCCTGCCACATTGCCCGGGCCCAGACCGGGGGCGTCAAGGGAGCCCTGGGCGTGGCGGAGGACACGAGCGATGCCAGCATCGCCTGCCGCCAGGTGGGTCCCATCCGGTTTACGGGCGAGATCAAGGACGGCGAGCGCGTCTTCGACGAGCAGCGCAGCCTCGTCTTCAAGTCGCTGCAGGTCGTCCGCTTCTACGATCGGAAACGCAACGTCCTGGTCTACGTGTCCTACAGCGACCGGGTCATCTCGGGCAGCCCGAAGAACAGCATCAGCACGGTTCCCGTCATGGGGTGGCAGGCCCCCTGA
- a CDS encoding hemopexin repeat-containing protein — MGVSFLKRLCIVLLMLSLTFIPTASAQRLETGKAIDAAVEWDNGKAYFFRGNRYVRYDIKADRVDPGYPKPINGETWPGVPWTDGIDAAVNWGNGKAYFFRGNQYVRYDIKADRVDPGYPKPINGETWPGVPWMDGIDAAVNWGNGKAYFFRGNQYVRYDIKADRVDPGYPKPINGETWPGVPWMDGIDAAANWRNGKSYFFKDGEYVRFDIKADRTDPGYPKPVNNETWPGLPSLTR, encoded by the coding sequence ATGGGAGTGTCTTTTTTGAAGAGGTTGTGCATTGTCCTTTTGATGTTGAGTCTCACGTTCATTCCGACCGCTTCGGCACAACGTTTGGAGACCGGCAAGGCCATTGATGCCGCTGTGGAATGGGATAACGGCAAGGCGTATTTTTTCAGGGGCAACCGGTATGTCCGCTATGACATCAAGGCCGACCGGGTTGATCCCGGTTATCCGAAGCCGATCAACGGAGAGACCTGGCCGGGGGTGCCGTGGACGGACGGCATAGACGCCGCCGTGAACTGGGGCAACGGCAAGGCGTATTTTTTCAGGGGCAACCAGTATGTCCGCTACGACATCAAAGCCGACCGGGTTGATCCCGGTTATCCAAAACCGATCAACGGAGAGACCTGGCCGGGGGTGCCGTGGATGGACGGCATAGACGCCGCCGTGAACTGGGGTAACGGCAAGGCATATTTTTTCAGGGGCAACCAGTATGTCCGCTACGACATCAAGGCCGACCGGGTTGATCCCGGTTATCCAAAGCCGATCAACGGAGAGACCTGGCCGGGAGTCCCATGGATGGACGGCATCGACGCCGCTGCAAACTGGAGAAATGGGAAATCCTATTTCTTTAAAGATGGCGAGTATGTTCGTTTCGATATCAAAGCGGACAGGACCGATCCGGGATATCCGAAACCGGTCAATAACGAGACTTGGCCGGGACTGCCAAGCCTGACACGCTGA
- a CDS encoding aldo/keto reductase, whose product MGKLNRREFLQISAAGAGTALLGWEGIAEAARSASPGSSPFPGPVYRTLGRTGLNITVISFGAMLTPEAEVLETAFDHGVNYVDTARVYMGGRNEEIVGRALKGRRNRVYVATKTTGRSGKQVIRDVETSLRMLETDRIDVIQLHSISGRQDRIFSADIREALLKLRQQGKVRFFGVTSHSNEAEVLHALVDDRDRFFDVALVKYNFESDAATTKALARAAGAGVGIVAMKSLAGGYRTNPPGPISPYQAALKWVLRNRHVAAIIPGMRDMAELREDIAVMGMKFGPLDRYILDHYRASIDSVYCRFCGACEAGCPFGVQIGTINRSLMYAEAYREEGLARETYRQLPVSSSASVCLDCRTCTAKCIHGLDIRAKMERAGKLLG is encoded by the coding sequence ATGGGCAAACTGAACCGGAGGGAATTTCTGCAGATCAGCGCGGCGGGGGCCGGCACCGCCCTCCTGGGCTGGGAGGGCATCGCGGAGGCCGCCCGGAGCGCGTCGCCCGGGTCCTCGCCGTTTCCCGGACCCGTGTACCGAACCCTGGGCCGCACGGGGCTGAACATTACCGTCATCAGTTTCGGAGCGATGCTGACGCCGGAGGCGGAGGTGCTGGAGACGGCCTTCGACCATGGCGTCAATTACGTGGACACGGCCAGGGTCTACATGGGCGGCCGGAACGAGGAGATCGTCGGGAGGGCCCTGAAGGGCCGTCGGAACAGGGTCTATGTCGCGACGAAGACGACCGGGCGGTCGGGAAAGCAGGTCATCCGCGACGTGGAGACCAGCCTCAGGATGCTGGAGACGGACCGCATCGACGTGATCCAGCTCCACAGCATCTCCGGGAGGCAGGACCGGATCTTCAGCGCGGACATCCGGGAGGCCCTCCTTAAGCTCCGGCAGCAGGGGAAGGTACGCTTTTTCGGAGTGACCTCCCACAGCAACGAGGCCGAGGTCCTCCATGCGCTGGTCGACGACCGGGACCGGTTTTTCGACGTAGCCCTGGTGAAGTACAACTTCGAGAGCGACGCCGCGACGACGAAGGCCCTGGCACGGGCCGCCGGGGCCGGTGTCGGGATCGTCGCCATGAAGTCCCTGGCCGGGGGATACCGGACCAACCCCCCGGGGCCGATCAGTCCCTACCAGGCCGCCCTGAAGTGGGTCCTCAGGAACCGCCATGTCGCCGCGATCATCCCTGGAATGCGGGACATGGCGGAGCTTCGGGAGGACATCGCCGTGATGGGGATGAAATTCGGGCCCCTGGACCGCTACATCCTCGATCATTACCGGGCCTCCATCGATTCCGTGTACTGCCGCTTCTGCGGCGCCTGCGAGGCCGGATGCCCCTTCGGCGTACAGATCGGCACGATCAACCGCAGCCTCATGTACGCGGAGGCTTACCGGGAAGAGGGCCTCGCGCGCGAAACCTACCGTCAACTCCCCGTTTCTTCGTCTGCCTCGGTATGCCTGGACTGCCGGACATGCACGGCGAAGTGCATCCACGGCCTCGACATCCGGGCGAAGATGGAGCGGGCCGGGAAGCTCCTGGGTTAG
- a CDS encoding PAS domain S-box protein, with amino-acid sequence MNDEGKTREELIEELAALRRRLAGPDRPGEDRPGDAGGGAGLSAFHEYLLESIDEGIWVADRQDRILFANSLVATITGIPKERLTGIDVLSDRVPDRWRELQSLYRTAKETLRRVVYESTPVQTPDGVMLLSGKIVPVLTDGRFDGMICTAGDITELRQAEEALSHAEERFATAFLASPDAVVISRESDGWIIDLNDAWETITGYSRKESLGRKSDDLGIFVRPEQRRELVERITEQGQLQDYEMDVRHKTGELRRVSLSVGRIRLQHQEYILSIMRDVTERRQVESALRESEERFRKAFLTSPDSININRMDDGMYVDVNDGFQALTGFSREEVIGRTSVDLDIWADPADRRRLVEELKRNGRVTNLEARFRMKDGTTIAGLMSASILMLNGIPHILSVTRNIEEMRRTQDALRDREEKYRSLFENALVGVYQSTPEGRFLSANPALARIYGYDSPEDLIESITDISTQIFMNPEDRAEILRIMEAGDLLPYYEVLHRRKDGTPVWLSLHSRVVRDDGGRIVHIDGLAVDITERKRAEEELHRREEILGGIFRTTPVTLCIMKNYVFQSVNQALYDGWGYSEDEIIGHTPRMMYESEEEFRRIGRELYAGLSERGLAMTRTRLRRKDGEFRDSILIAAPLPSEKSTPMAIVAVQDVTEQMRAMEELQESRRQLRDIIEFLPDATLVVDREGRVIAWNRAIENMTGVKAEEMIGRGDYEYALPFYGYRRPILIDLALHPDREMERQYTAVHRVGEILFGEAYTPNLPPGDRHLSATASVLRDSRGQITAAIECIRDNTERRRMEERLNRAEKMEMLGRLAGGVAHDLNNVLGVLTGYSELLAEKLSPGSDARRYADNILQSSIRGAAIIQDLLTLARRGVAVSEVVNLSRVTSDYLRTPEFEKLKGNHPDVTFRAELESENQLLNIKGSPVHLGKTVMNLVSNAAESITDEGEVTIRTENRYLDRPIRGYDDVNEGDYVVLTVSDSGKGISAQDIGKIFDPFYTKKMMGRSGTGLGLTVVWGTVKDHNGYIDVQSEEGNGSTFSLYFPVTREEPALSSAGRIDMAAYMGRGEAILVVDDMRDQREVATSMLKRLGYRVEAASSGEEALEILGKKPFDLVVLDMIMDPGMDGLETYQKIIEIRPKQKAVIVSGFSESDRVREVQELGGGPFVRKPYILEKIGSAIRGELDRKQDREDRT; translated from the coding sequence TTGAACGACGAAGGGAAAACCCGGGAAGAGCTCATCGAAGAACTGGCGGCCCTCCGCAGGCGGCTCGCCGGGCCGGACCGCCCGGGTGAAGACCGTCCCGGGGACGCGGGGGGAGGTGCCGGTCTCTCCGCCTTCCATGAATATCTCCTGGAGAGCATCGACGAAGGGATCTGGGTGGCCGACCGGCAGGACCGGATTCTGTTTGCCAACAGCCTTGTGGCAACGATCACGGGCATTCCGAAGGAGCGATTGACCGGGATCGACGTCCTTTCGGACCGGGTCCCGGACCGATGGAGAGAGCTCCAGTCCCTCTACCGGACGGCGAAGGAAACGCTCCGCCGTGTCGTCTATGAGTCCACACCCGTTCAGACCCCGGACGGCGTGATGCTGCTTTCCGGCAAGATCGTGCCGGTTCTGACGGACGGCCGCTTCGACGGCATGATCTGCACGGCCGGCGACATCACGGAGCTCCGGCAGGCGGAGGAGGCCCTGAGCCACGCGGAAGAGCGCTTTGCCACCGCCTTTCTCGCCAGTCCGGACGCCGTCGTGATCAGCCGGGAGAGCGACGGCTGGATCATCGATCTGAACGACGCCTGGGAGACCATCACCGGCTACAGCCGGAAGGAGTCCCTCGGCCGGAAATCAGATGACCTGGGAATATTCGTCCGTCCGGAGCAGCGGCGAGAACTGGTCGAGAGGATAACCGAACAGGGGCAATTGCAGGATTATGAGATGGACGTCCGTCACAAGACGGGAGAGCTGCGGCGGGTCAGCCTGTCGGTGGGACGGATCCGGCTGCAGCACCAGGAATACATCCTGAGCATCATGCGCGACGTCACGGAGCGCAGGCAGGTGGAATCGGCGCTCCGGGAAAGCGAGGAGCGCTTCCGCAAAGCCTTTCTCACGAGCCCGGACTCCATCAACATCAACCGGATGGATGACGGGATGTACGTCGATGTCAATGACGGGTTCCAGGCGTTGACGGGCTTTTCCAGGGAGGAGGTCATCGGGAGAACCTCCGTGGACCTGGACATCTGGGCCGATCCAGCCGACCGGCGCAGGCTGGTCGAGGAGTTGAAGAGAAACGGGCGGGTCACCAACCTGGAGGCCCGGTTCCGGATGAAAGACGGCACAACCATAGCGGGTCTGATGTCCGCGTCGATCCTGATGTTGAATGGAATCCCGCATATCCTCTCCGTTACGCGAAACATAGAAGAGATGAGAAGGACGCAGGATGCCCTGCGGGACCGGGAGGAGAAGTACCGGAGCCTCTTCGAGAACGCCCTGGTGGGTGTTTACCAGTCGACCCCGGAAGGCCGCTTCTTGTCGGCGAACCCGGCGCTGGCCCGGATCTACGGGTACGATTCCCCCGAAGACCTGATCGAAAGCATCACGGATATCTCTACGCAGATCTTCATGAATCCGGAGGACCGGGCGGAGATCCTGCGGATCATGGAGGCCGGGGATCTTCTCCCGTATTACGAGGTGCTGCACCGCCGGAAAGACGGGACCCCCGTCTGGCTGTCCCTGCATTCGAGGGTCGTCCGGGACGATGGGGGCCGCATCGTCCACATCGACGGGCTGGCGGTGGACATCACCGAGCGCAAACGGGCGGAGGAAGAGCTGCACCGCCGGGAAGAGATCTTAGGCGGCATTTTCCGGACCACCCCCGTCACCCTCTGCATCATGAAGAACTATGTCTTCCAGAGCGTCAACCAGGCACTCTACGACGGCTGGGGGTATTCGGAAGACGAGATCATCGGTCATACGCCCCGCATGATGTATGAATCGGAGGAGGAGTTCCGGCGCATCGGGCGGGAGCTGTATGCAGGCCTGTCGGAGCGGGGCCTGGCCATGACCAGGACGAGGCTCCGGCGCAAGGACGGGGAATTTCGCGATTCCATCCTGATCGCCGCCCCGCTTCCCTCGGAAAAAAGCACCCCGATGGCGATCGTGGCGGTCCAGGACGTCACGGAGCAGATGCGGGCCATGGAAGAGCTGCAGGAGAGCCGCCGGCAACTCCGGGACATCATCGAATTCCTGCCCGACGCGACCCTGGTTGTCGACCGGGAGGGCAGGGTCATCGCCTGGAACCGCGCGATCGAGAACATGACGGGCGTAAAGGCGGAGGAGATGATCGGCAGGGGCGATTACGAGTACGCCCTCCCGTTCTACGGCTACCGGAGACCCATCCTGATCGACCTCGCGCTCCACCCGGACCGGGAGATGGAGCGGCAGTACACGGCCGTTCACAGGGTGGGGGAGATCCTCTTCGGCGAGGCCTACACGCCGAATCTGCCGCCCGGAGACCGGCACCTGTCGGCCACAGCCTCCGTTCTTCGCGACTCCCGGGGACAGATCACCGCCGCCATCGAGTGCATCCGGGACAACACGGAGCGAAGGCGGATGGAGGAGCGCCTGAATCGGGCGGAGAAGATGGAGATGCTCGGCCGGCTGGCCGGCGGTGTGGCCCACGACCTCAACAACGTCCTGGGTGTCCTGACAGGCTACTCGGAGCTGCTGGCGGAAAAGCTGTCCCCGGGCTCGGATGCGAGACGATACGCCGACAACATCCTGCAGTCGAGCATACGGGGAGCCGCCATCATCCAGGACCTGCTGACCCTGGCCAGGAGAGGGGTAGCCGTATCGGAAGTGGTCAACCTGAGCCGGGTGACGTCCGATTATCTCCGGACGCCGGAATTCGAGAAGCTGAAGGGGAACCATCCGGATGTCACATTCCGGGCTGAGCTGGAGTCAGAAAACCAGCTCCTGAACATCAAGGGGTCCCCCGTGCACCTGGGCAAGACGGTGATGAACCTGGTCTCAAACGCAGCAGAGTCCATCACCGACGAAGGGGAGGTGACGATCCGGACGGAGAACCGGTACCTGGACCGGCCGATCCGGGGGTACGACGACGTCAACGAAGGGGACTACGTCGTCCTCACGGTATCCGACAGCGGGAAGGGCATCTCCGCCCAGGACATCGGGAAGATCTTCGATCCCTTCTACACCAAGAAAATGATGGGGAGGAGCGGCACCGGGCTTGGACTGACCGTGGTCTGGGGAACGGTGAAGGACCACAACGGTTACATCGACGTCCAGAGCGAGGAGGGGAATGGGAGCACGTTTTCGCTCTATTTCCCGGTGACAAGGGAAGAACCTGCCTTGAGCAGCGCCGGAAGGATCGACATGGCCGCTTACATGGGGCGCGGCGAAGCCATCCTGGTTGTCGACGACATGCGGGACCAGCGGGAAGTGGCGACGAGCATGCTGAAGCGGCTCGGCTACCGGGTCGAGGCGGCTTCCAGCGGCGAGGAGGCGTTGGAGATCCTCGGGAAAAAGCCGTTCGACCTGGTCGTCCTGGACATGATCATGGACCCCGGGATGGACGGCCTGGAAACCTATCAGAAAATCATAGAAATCCGCCCGAAGCAAAAAGCCGTCATCGTCAGCGGGTTTTCCGAGTCCGACCGGGTCCGGGAAGTTCAGGAGCTGGGAGGGGGGCCGTTCGTCCGAAAGCCCTATATCCTTGAAAAGATCGGCTCCGCGATCCGCGGCGAACTGGACCGGAAACAGGATCGGGAGGACAGGACTTGA
- a CDS encoding PAS domain S-box protein, producing MRDQDRTWEELLEELSLLRKRLSDMRNVQAGPPATEDRTDDPAAFYRHLLDRIDEGILVTDRDDRIVFVNDPIAAIADIPKERIRGVLILNDFPEETLTYFRPLYLRARDTLQSVSFDGIPVVTPAGRTTCQSGSLVPQVMDGRYDGMICTIHDVTGRRRAEEALRESERRFKLITEKMTDIVWIADMNLRTVYVTPSIEKVLGFTPEERMGQSIEEQFTQDSLARGLEAMVRELALEEQGQGDPDRTATLVLEYRCKDGTTRWMETVMSGFRDEQGVLIGIHGVSRDVTENRRAQETLRRSEEYFRAITENASDILFITDERGIITYVTPSVERIAGYRPEELLGTSTYDLFVPEDLPRAMEDYATALQTRGVAIPNRFRIRDRSGAVRVMEGVGINLLDDPAISGFVMNVRDVTDQRRTEEALRATEERFRLITENMQDTVWLVDMNLKLTWISSSVEWKQGYTADELISMPLERRVTPGSLQAVYGLIERHLTPERIADPGEEITVTVELELCRKDGSTFWAETVITMLRDGQGAPAGFLGISRDTTERRAMEEALRESEEKHRLLFESAGEGIMIIQDEVTRLANPALSQIMGYPIETIISRPFGSFIHPEDHDMVVDRHLLRMRGEVVETDYPFRIVTADGREKWLEIHSRRIVWDDAPASLNFVMDITERRQMEERLARVEKMEALGTLAGGVAHDLNNVLGVLVGYSELLAEKLPEGSQMRRHAENILQSGIKGAAIIQDLLTLARRGVAVSEVVALNRVVEDYLRSPEYEKLASYHPDVKVRTELAEGLLNIKGSPVHLGKTVMNLVSNAMEAISGLGVVTIRTENRYLDQPVHGYDEMREGEYAVLTVTDSGRGIAARDMGKIFEPFYTKKVMGRSGTGLGLAVVWGTVKDHDGYIDVQSEEGAGTTFTLYFPVTREEPVEAVEPHLLNSSLGRGESILVVDDVKEQRELAASMLTRLGYRVETVSSGEEAVSRVGGMKPDLVILDMIMDPGIDGLETYRRILKIHPGQRAVIVSGFSETGRVREALEIGASEFVRKPYVMDKIGLAVRKELDRK from the coding sequence TTGAGGGATCAGGACCGGACATGGGAAGAGCTTCTCGAGGAGCTTTCGCTCCTGAGGAAAAGACTGTCCGACATGAGAAACGTGCAGGCCGGACCTCCCGCCACGGAAGACCGGACAGACGATCCCGCCGCCTTTTATCGGCACCTGCTGGATCGCATCGATGAAGGCATCCTGGTGACGGACCGGGACGACAGGATCGTCTTCGTCAACGATCCCATAGCGGCAATCGCCGACATCCCGAAGGAGCGGATTCGGGGCGTACTGATCCTCAATGATTTTCCGGAAGAAACCCTGACTTATTTCCGGCCGCTTTATCTGAGAGCCCGGGACACCCTCCAGTCCGTTTCCTTCGACGGCATTCCGGTTGTCACCCCCGCCGGCAGAACGACCTGCCAGTCCGGGAGCCTGGTTCCCCAAGTCATGGACGGCCGGTACGACGGCATGATCTGCACGATCCACGACGTCACCGGCCGCCGGCGGGCCGAGGAGGCCCTCCGGGAAAGCGAGCGCAGGTTCAAGCTCATCACGGAGAAGATGACGGACATCGTATGGATCGCCGACATGAACCTGCGAACCGTTTACGTCACCCCCTCCATCGAGAAAGTGCTGGGATTCACCCCGGAAGAGCGCATGGGTCAGTCCATCGAGGAGCAGTTCACCCAGGACTCCCTGGCTCGCGGACTGGAGGCCATGGTCCGGGAGCTTGCCCTCGAGGAGCAGGGTCAGGGAGATCCCGACAGGACGGCGACCCTTGTCCTGGAATACCGCTGCAAGGACGGCACGACCCGCTGGATGGAGACGGTCATGAGCGGGTTTCGTGACGAGCAGGGCGTCCTGATCGGGATCCACGGCGTTTCCAGGGACGTAACCGAGAATCGGCGAGCCCAGGAAACGCTCCGCCGGAGCGAGGAGTATTTCCGGGCGATCACCGAAAACGCATCCGACATCCTGTTCATCACGGATGAACGGGGCATCATCACCTACGTGACGCCCTCCGTCGAGCGCATCGCCGGATACCGGCCGGAGGAACTGCTCGGGACGAGCACGTACGACCTGTTTGTCCCGGAGGATCTGCCCCGGGCCATGGAGGATTACGCGACGGCCCTGCAGACGAGGGGAGTTGCCATTCCCAACCGCTTCCGCATCCGTGACAGGAGCGGCGCCGTACGGGTCATGGAGGGTGTCGGGATCAATCTCCTGGACGATCCCGCCATCTCGGGCTTCGTAATGAATGTCCGCGACGTCACCGACCAGCGGCGTACCGAGGAGGCCCTGCGGGCGACGGAGGAGCGGTTCCGGCTGATCACGGAAAACATGCAGGACACTGTCTGGCTCGTGGACATGAACCTGAAGCTCACCTGGATATCCTCGTCGGTGGAGTGGAAACAGGGCTATACCGCGGACGAGTTGATAAGCATGCCCCTGGAGCGGCGCGTGACCCCGGGATCGCTTCAGGCTGTCTATGGGCTGATCGAGAGGCACCTCACCCCCGAACGGATTGCCGATCCCGGGGAAGAGATAACGGTGACGGTGGAGCTGGAGCTCTGCCGGAAGGACGGATCCACGTTCTGGGCCGAAACGGTGATCACGATGCTCCGGGACGGACAGGGCGCCCCGGCCGGCTTCCTGGGAATTTCCCGGGATACGACGGAGCGCCGGGCGATGGAGGAGGCCCTTCGGGAAAGCGAGGAGAAGCACCGTCTGCTGTTCGAGAGCGCCGGGGAAGGGATCATGATCATCCAGGATGAAGTCACCCGTCTGGCCAACCCGGCCCTGTCCCAGATCATGGGCTACCCGATCGAGACGATCATCTCGCGACCGTTCGGTAGTTTCATCCATCCGGAAGACCATGACATGGTGGTCGACCGCCACCTGCTAAGGATGCGCGGCGAGGTGGTGGAAACGGACTATCCGTTCCGGATCGTGACCGCGGACGGCCGGGAGAAGTGGCTGGAGATCCATTCCCGGCGGATCGTCTGGGACGATGCCCCGGCTTCCCTGAACTTTGTCATGGACATCACGGAGCGCAGGCAGATGGAGGAGCGCCTCGCCCGCGTCGAGAAGATGGAGGCCCTGGGAACGCTGGCGGGCGGCGTGGCCCATGACCTGAACAATGTCCTGGGCGTGCTGGTCGGGTACTCGGAGCTGCTGGCGGAAAAGCTCCCCGAGGGCAGCCAGATGAGGCGGCATGCCGAGAACATCCTGCAGTCGGGCATCAAGGGAGCGGCCATCATCCAGGACCTGCTGACGCTGGCCAGGAGGGGGGTTGCCGTCTCGGAGGTGGTTGCCCTGAACCGGGTGGTCGAGGACTATCTCCGGTCGCCGGAATACGAGAAGCTGGCGTCCTACCATCCGGACGTCAAGGTCCGTACCGAACTCGCAGAGGGGCTGCTGAATATCAAGGGCTCCCCCGTTCACCTGGGCAAGACGGTGATGAACCTGGTGTCGAACGCCATGGAGGCCATCTCCGGGCTGGGAGTCGTCACGATCCGGACGGAAAACCGATACCTCGACCAGCCGGTCCACGGATATGACGAGATGCGGGAGGGAGAGTACGCCGTTCTGACCGTTACCGATTCCGGCCGGGGCATCGCCGCCCGCGACATGGGCAAGATCTTCGAGCCGTTCTACACGAAGAAGGTCATGGGCCGGAGCGGAACGGGCCTGGGACTGGCCGTCGTCTGGGGAACCGTGAAGGATCACGACGGCTACATCGACGTGCAGAGCGAGGAGGGCGCCGGAACCACGTTCACCCTCTATTTCCCGGTGACCCGGGAAGAGCCGGTGGAGGCGGTCGAACCGCACCTGCTGAACAGCTCCCTGGGACGGGGAGAATCCATCCTGGTGGTCGATGACGTGAAGGAGCAGCGTGAGCTGGCCGCCAGCATGCTGACCAGGCTCGGGTACCGCGTGGAGACCGTTTCCAGCGGGGAAGAGGCGGTTTCCCGGGTGGGCGGAATGAAGCCGGACCTGGTCATTCTCGACATGATTATGGATCCGGGAATCGACGGGCTCGAGACCTATCGCCGGATCCTGAAGATCCATCCCGGACAGAGAGCGGTCATTGTCAGCGGCTTTTCGGAAACGGGAAGGGTCCGGGAGGCCCTGGAGATCGGCGCGAGTGAGTTCGTCCGGAAGCCCTATGTTATGGATAAGATCGGTCTCGCCGTCCGAAAGGAGCTGGACCGGAAATAA